In Trueperaceae bacterium, a single genomic region encodes these proteins:
- a CDS encoding fumarylacetoacetate hydrolase family protein translates to MRIIRAVTEGGEVVQAALRPGGEAVRIEGDLYGGYRVTDEPVRVQKRLAPVAPTDVLGIGLNYRRHADESGMAIPTYPVLFHKGVNSVVGPDDAILLPKGRSCQEVDYEVELAVVIGRACKDVKREDALACVFGYTVANDVSARDWQIAKGGGQWCYGKSFDTFCPLGPELVTADEIPDPSTLKLKTTINGEVLQDWRADDMIFDVPDLIAFLSAGTTLLPGTVILTGTPHGVGMGRTPRRWLVAGDVVTVAIDGIGELTNRVEQEGG, encoded by the coding sequence ATGCGGATCATCCGGGCTGTGACGGAAGGGGGCGAGGTCGTCCAGGCCGCCCTGAGGCCAGGGGGCGAGGCCGTGAGGATAGAGGGCGACCTCTACGGCGGCTACCGCGTCACCGACGAGCCCGTGCGGGTTCAGAAGCGCCTCGCCCCGGTGGCGCCGACCGACGTCCTGGGCATCGGCCTCAACTACCGCCGTCACGCTGACGAGTCTGGCATGGCCATCCCCACCTACCCCGTCCTGTTCCACAAGGGCGTGAACAGCGTGGTCGGCCCGGACGACGCCATCCTCCTCCCCAAGGGAAGGTCCTGCCAGGAGGTCGACTACGAGGTCGAGCTCGCCGTGGTCATCGGCCGCGCGTGCAAGGACGTGAAGCGCGAGGACGCCCTGGCTTGCGTGTTCGGCTACACGGTCGCCAACGACGTGAGCGCCCGCGACTGGCAGATCGCCAAGGGCGGCGGCCAGTGGTGCTACGGCAAGTCGTTCGACACGTTCTGCCCGCTGGGGCCGGAGCTCGTGACCGCCGACGAGATCCCCGACCCGAGCACCCTCAAGCTCAAGACCACCATCAACGGCGAGGTGCTGCAGGACTGGCGGGCCGACGACATGATCTTCGACGTCCCCGACCTCATCGCCTTCCTCAGCGCCGGCACCACGCTGCTCCCCGGCACCGTGATCCTCACCGGCACGCCCCACGGCGTGGGCATGGGGCGCACGCCCAGGCGCTGGCTCGTGGCCGGCGACGTTGTCACCGTGGCCATCGACGGGATCGGGGAGTTGACGAACAGGGTGGAGCAGGAGGGGGGCTAA
- the dgoD gene encoding galactonate dehydratase, translated as MKITAIETLVCNARMRNWVFVKVITDQDGLFGWGEATLEWHTRSVVGAVEDLSQLLIGEDPRRIEHLWQMMYRQHFWHGNGIVRSTAIAGIDIALWDIAGKIAGVPCSQLWGGPVRDYVRTYSHLGGGKMEDFYETRRDDAERFGDLARQAVEAGFTAFKSMAVPETMPLEGLKPIRYAEANVAAMREAVGDDIDIMVDCHARPSPTMGMRFGQALEPYGLYFFEEPCWPEALQGLADIRAALTTPVATGERLTHLAAFRDLFAVQGCDVAQLDITHCGGFSEARRIAALAEAHRIALAPHNPQGPVSTAASLEFGFSQPSYVICETVHEDVPWRQDVVSEGFVTERAGRIVRPNTRPGLGIELNEREIAKHPFEQEVLQRSFYADGSVGDW; from the coding sequence GTGAAGATAACGGCCATCGAGACCCTCGTCTGCAACGCGCGCATGCGCAACTGGGTCTTCGTGAAGGTCATCACCGATCAGGACGGGCTCTTCGGCTGGGGCGAGGCCACCCTCGAGTGGCACACCCGCTCCGTGGTCGGCGCCGTCGAGGACCTCTCCCAGCTCCTCATCGGCGAGGACCCGCGCCGCATCGAGCACCTGTGGCAGATGATGTACCGCCAGCACTTCTGGCACGGGAACGGCATCGTGCGCTCCACCGCCATCGCCGGCATCGACATAGCGCTGTGGGACATCGCCGGCAAGATCGCCGGCGTGCCGTGCTCCCAGCTCTGGGGCGGCCCGGTGCGCGACTACGTCCGCACCTACTCCCACCTGGGCGGCGGGAAGATGGAGGACTTCTACGAGACGCGCCGCGACGACGCGGAGCGCTTCGGCGACCTCGCCAGGCAGGCCGTGGAGGCGGGATTCACCGCCTTCAAGTCGATGGCGGTGCCGGAGACCATGCCGCTCGAGGGGCTCAAGCCCATCCGTTACGCCGAGGCGAACGTGGCCGCCATGCGCGAGGCCGTGGGCGACGACATCGACATCATGGTCGACTGCCACGCCCGCCCCTCGCCGACCATGGGCATGCGGTTCGGGCAGGCGCTCGAGCCGTACGGCCTCTACTTCTTCGAGGAGCCGTGCTGGCCAGAGGCGCTGCAGGGCCTGGCCGACATCCGCGCCGCCCTCACCACCCCCGTCGCCACCGGCGAGCGCCTCACCCACCTCGCCGCCTTCCGCGACCTGTTCGCGGTTCAGGGCTGCGACGTGGCGCAGCTAGACATCACCCACTGCGGCGGTTTCAGCGAGGCGCGCCGCATCGCCGCGCTCGCCGAGGCGCACCGGATCGCCCTCGCCCCCCACAACCCCCAGGGCCCCGTCAGCACCGCGGCGTCGCTAGAGTTCGGCTTCTCACAGCCAAGCTACGTGATATGCGAGACGGTGCACGAGGACGTGCCGTGGCGCCAGGACGTGGTGAGCGAGGGGTTCGTGACCGAGCGCGCGGGCCGCATCGTGCGTCCCAACACGAGGCCGGGGTTGGGCATCGAGTTGAACGAGCGGGAGATCGCCAAGCACCCGTTCGAGCAGGAAGTGCTGCAGCGTTCGTTCTACGCGGACGGCAGCGTCGGCGACTGGTGA
- a CDS encoding aspartate aminotransferase family protein, translating to MSATTRAVWERNLRYIPGGLFSFNRKVDPIKVFERGKGAHIWDADGKRYIDYHAAFAPYFLGHGDPDVDGAVIDVIRSGASLFGAGTTRAEGVLAELIVESVPTLDQVQVTNTGSEATSYAIRLARAHTGRDGVLLVQGGYNGWEDDVAFNLMDPAEAQKARADGRGLDLHPLSTGIPRSVGANTFVVQFNDLAAARAVLESEDIAVLILEPILQNIGIVKPEPGYLEGLRALCDRHGTVLVFDEVKTGFRHALGGYQSLCGVRPDLSTFGKAVANGYPLGVVGGKREIMGLAAHPDPKKRVLIAGTYNGHPVPVAAAIATLRKLRERGDEIYGHTDRMGARMEAGLERVFAGRGYPVTIVRQRSAFAVYFMDHAPRDWLDIALHHDMARDKKYRDRLIEEGVFHFPTPTKQGSISFAHTEADIDETLEITERVVRGLA from the coding sequence ATGTCGGCCACCACCCGGGCCGTCTGGGAGCGGAACCTCCGCTACATCCCCGGCGGCCTCTTCTCGTTCAACCGCAAGGTGGACCCCATCAAGGTCTTCGAACGCGGCAAGGGTGCCCACATCTGGGACGCCGACGGCAAGCGCTACATCGACTACCACGCCGCGTTCGCCCCGTACTTCCTCGGCCACGGCGACCCGGACGTGGACGGCGCCGTGATCGACGTCATCCGCAGCGGCGCCTCCCTCTTCGGCGCCGGCACCACGCGGGCCGAGGGCGTACTCGCCGAGCTGATAGTGGAGAGCGTGCCCACGCTCGACCAGGTGCAGGTCACCAACACCGGCTCCGAGGCCACGAGCTACGCCATCCGCCTGGCGCGCGCCCACACGGGCCGCGACGGGGTGCTCCTCGTGCAGGGCGGCTACAACGGCTGGGAGGACGACGTCGCCTTCAACCTGATGGACCCGGCCGAGGCGCAGAAGGCGCGCGCCGACGGGCGCGGTCTCGACCTGCACCCCCTGAGCACCGGCATCCCCCGCAGCGTGGGCGCGAACACGTTCGTCGTCCAGTTCAACGACCTGGCCGCCGCGAGGGCCGTGCTCGAGAGCGAGGACATCGCGGTCCTGATCCTCGAGCCCATCCTCCAGAACATCGGCATCGTGAAGCCGGAGCCCGGCTACCTGGAAGGGCTCCGCGCCCTGTGCGACCGGCACGGCACCGTCCTCGTCTTCGACGAGGTCAAGACGGGCTTCCGCCACGCCCTCGGCGGCTACCAGAGCCTCTGCGGCGTGCGGCCCGACCTCTCCACCTTCGGCAAGGCCGTGGCCAACGGCTACCCCCTCGGTGTGGTGGGCGGCAAGCGCGAGATCATGGGCCTCGCCGCGCACCCCGACCCCAAGAAGCGCGTCCTCATCGCCGGCACCTACAACGGTCACCCCGTCCCCGTGGCCGCCGCCATCGCCACCCTCCGCAAGCTCCGCGAGCGTGGCGACGAGATCTACGGCCACACCGACCGCATGGGTGCCCGCATGGAGGCGGGGCTCGAGCGCGTCTTCGCCGGTCGCGGCTACCCCGTCACGATCGTGCGCCAGCGCTCCGCCTTCGCCGTCTACTTCATGGACCACGCACCGCGCGACTGGCTCGACATCGCCCTCCACCACGACATGGCGCGCGACAAGAAGTACCGCGACCGCCTCATCGAGGAGGGCGTGTTCCACTTCCCGACCCCCACCAAGCAGGGGAGCATCTCGTTCGCCCACACCGAGGCCGACATCGACGAGACGCTCGAGATAACCGAGCGCGTCGTCCGGGGGCTCGCGTGA
- a CDS encoding GntR family transcriptional regulator, whose product MKAKTKQDYAFDAIKERIAAGELLPGQRIVVSRLAQEIGTSAIPVREALLRLESEGLVTLTPHIGAVVSLITGEKVEKTLEALAVLEGYATRLALPRADEVMDELGRHDGAMRAAMEREDWEAFSEGNRAFHFAIYAVCDNEPLVTGIRSLWGQLDSYLSAAAFFLMPDRAQGSLDEHRQIMEMLRSPGTDPLVLELAARAHKIGTAKRLHVDDTRRGLAAARHAQLV is encoded by the coding sequence ATGAAGGCGAAGACCAAGCAGGATTACGCTTTCGACGCTATCAAGGAGCGCATCGCCGCGGGCGAGCTCCTGCCGGGGCAACGCATCGTCGTCTCCCGCCTCGCGCAGGAGATCGGCACCAGCGCCATCCCGGTGCGCGAGGCCCTCCTCCGCCTGGAGTCCGAGGGCCTAGTCACCCTCACCCCCCACATCGGCGCCGTCGTCTCCCTCATCACCGGTGAGAAGGTCGAGAAGACGCTCGAGGCCCTCGCCGTGCTAGAAGGCTACGCCACCCGGCTGGCGCTCCCCCGCGCCGACGAGGTGATGGACGAGCTCGGGCGGCACGACGGGGCGATGCGCGCCGCCATGGAGCGCGAGGACTGGGAGGCGTTCAGCGAGGGCAACCGCGCCTTCCACTTCGCCATCTACGCCGTCTGCGACAACGAACCGCTCGTCACCGGCATCCGCTCCCTGTGGGGGCAGCTCGACTCGTACCTCAGCGCCGCCGCGTTCTTCCTCATGCCCGACCGGGCGCAGGGCTCGCTCGACGAGCACCGCCAGATCATGGAGATGCTCCGCTCGCCCGGCACCGACCCGCTCGTCCTCGAGCTGGCGGCCCGCGCCCACAAGATCGGCACCGCGAAGAGGCTGCACGTGGACGACACGAGGAGGGGACTCGCCGCCGCGCGTCACGCGCAGCTCGTCTGA
- a CDS encoding ABC transporter permease, with product MFGFLARRIIWTVPVLLGICVVVFLVVALIPGDAVGAMMAQVKLPPEQMAVLRRQLGLDQSIPVRLWHYLTDLARLDLGRSFFGYHPVGKLIKDNFPATLQLTVAAMFVATLIGLPFGILAAVKHNTAYDLGGMTIALLGISVPGFWLGLMMIQLFSVQLGWLPITGRGGLLPLIMPAVALGVAESAVLARLTRASLLEVMREDYVRTARAKGLAPRKVIFRHALRGALIPVLTMFGMQFGTLIGGAVIIENVFARQGLGTLVTNAVINRDAPVVQGVVLVAATMYVLVNLIVDALYAFIDPRIRY from the coding sequence ATGTTCGGATTCCTGGCGAGGCGGATCATCTGGACGGTACCCGTGCTGCTGGGTATCTGCGTCGTCGTGTTCCTCGTCGTCGCGCTCATCCCGGGCGACGCCGTGGGCGCCATGATGGCCCAGGTGAAGCTGCCTCCCGAGCAGATGGCCGTGCTCAGGCGCCAGCTGGGCCTCGATCAGTCGATCCCGGTGAGGCTGTGGCATTACCTCACCGACCTGGCCCGCCTCGACCTGGGGCGGTCGTTCTTCGGCTACCACCCCGTCGGCAAGCTCATCAAGGACAACTTCCCCGCCACCTTGCAGCTCACGGTGGCGGCCATGTTCGTGGCCACCCTCATCGGGCTGCCGTTCGGCATCCTCGCGGCCGTCAAGCACAACACGGCCTACGACCTGGGCGGCATGACCATCGCGCTGCTGGGGATCAGCGTCCCGGGCTTCTGGCTCGGGCTCATGATGATCCAGCTCTTCTCCGTGCAGCTCGGTTGGCTCCCCATCACGGGGCGGGGCGGGCTGTTGCCCCTGATCATGCCGGCGGTCGCCCTGGGCGTCGCCGAGTCGGCCGTCCTCGCGCGGCTCACGCGCGCCAGCCTCCTCGAGGTCATGCGCGAGGACTACGTGCGCACGGCCCGCGCGAAGGGGCTCGCGCCACGCAAGGTCATCTTCCGCCACGCCCTGCGCGGCGCCCTCATCCCCGTGTTGACCATGTTCGGCATGCAGTTCGGCACGCTCATCGGGGGCGCCGTGATCATCGAGAACGTCTTCGCCCGCCAGGGCCTCGGCACGCTCGTGACCAACGCCGTCATCAACCGCGACGCGCCCGTGGTGCAGGGCGTCGTCCTCGTGGCGGCCACCATGTACGTGCTGGTCAACCTGATCGTCGACGCGCTCTACGCCTTCATAGACCCGAGGATCCGCTACTGA
- a CDS encoding ABC transporter permease codes for MPGTTARKSRTPLAETFRRLRRTPSFVAGATLMTVLVALVLLAPVLTKYNPVKVSPRDRLQPPSAEHVFGTDQYGRDVLARVLHGGGLSLPMGVIPVALSAIAGTLLGLLAGYSRGWLDVFIMRIVDVWVAFPAILLAMAVVTILGTGLTNIMIALGIAWVPYYARMVRGSVLEARERVYVDATRALGSRSRRIVLRHILPNILTPVMVMSSMGVANAILAGAALNFLGLGAQAPAPEWGAILADGRQFIRQAWWLGVFPGTAIALTVLAANLLGDGLRDALDPKLKV; via the coding sequence ATGCCAGGCACCACCGCCCGGAAGTCGCGCACGCCGCTCGCCGAGACGTTCAGGCGGCTGCGGCGCACGCCGAGCTTCGTGGCCGGCGCCACCCTTATGACCGTGCTGGTGGCACTCGTGCTGCTGGCGCCGGTGCTCACCAAGTACAACCCCGTCAAGGTGAGCCCGCGCGACAGGCTCCAACCGCCCAGCGCCGAGCACGTCTTCGGCACGGACCAGTACGGCCGCGACGTACTCGCCCGGGTGCTCCACGGCGGCGGCCTCTCGCTGCCCATGGGCGTGATCCCCGTGGCGCTGTCCGCCATCGCGGGCACGCTGCTCGGGCTACTCGCGGGCTACTCGCGCGGCTGGCTCGACGTCTTCATCATGCGGATCGTCGACGTCTGGGTGGCCTTCCCCGCCATCCTCCTGGCCATGGCCGTGGTGACCATCCTCGGCACCGGCCTGACAAACATCATGATCGCCCTCGGCATCGCCTGGGTGCCCTATTACGCCCGCATGGTGCGCGGCTCCGTCCTGGAGGCGCGCGAACGCGTCTACGTCGACGCCACGCGGGCCCTCGGCAGCAGGTCCCGCCGCATCGTCCTGCGCCATATCTTGCCCAACATCCTCACGCCGGTCATGGTCATGTCGTCCATGGGGGTGGCCAACGCCATCCTCGCCGGCGCGGCCCTCAACTTCCTGGGGCTGGGCGCTCAGGCGCCCGCGCCCGAGTGGGGCGCCATCTTGGCCGACGGACGGCAGTTCATCCGGCAGGCGTGGTGGCTCGGGGTCTTCCCCGGGACCGCCATCGCCCTGACCGTGCTGGCCGCCAACCTCCTTGGCGACGGGCTGCGCGACGCCCTCGACCCCAAGCTGAAGGTATGA
- a CDS encoding MBL fold metallo-hydrolase gives MNLTTVVPGVHRLDTTVTGTRMPLALYLLDGGSGGWLLTDTGCRGQVSSLVLPALAELAPAARVGTGVICHAHADHFGGNAELLAANPGCRLLAHEADAAWARDPDWHIADAYGALAPDFVTSEADRAWLRGLLGPPTPVGAVRDGDVVAVGSRRLEVVHLPGHSPGHIGLWDEGEGLLLASDAVLGDGQYAGGELAGVPSYLDVGWYLGSIERIRRLAPRVLATAHFP, from the coding sequence ATGAACCTCACCACCGTGGTCCCCGGCGTTCATCGCCTCGACACGACCGTGACGGGCACGCGCATGCCGCTGGCCCTCTACCTCCTGGACGGTGGCTCGGGCGGCTGGCTCCTCACGGACACGGGCTGCCGCGGACAGGTCTCGTCGCTCGTGCTCCCGGCCCTCGCCGAACTGGCCCCCGCCGCCCGCGTGGGCACCGGCGTCATCTGCCACGCGCACGCCGACCACTTCGGCGGGAACGCCGAGCTCCTCGCCGCCAACCCCGGCTGCCGCCTCCTCGCGCACGAGGCCGACGCCGCCTGGGCCCGCGACCCGGACTGGCACATCGCCGACGCCTACGGGGCGTTGGCGCCCGACTTCGTCACCTCCGAGGCGGACCGAGCCTGGCTCAGGGGCCTACTCGGACCCCCCACGCCCGTCGGGGCGGTGCGCGACGGCGACGTCGTCGCCGTCGGCTCGCGCCGGCTCGAGGTCGTCCACCTGCCGGGCCACTCGCCCGGGCACATCGGGCTCTGGGACGAGGGCGAGGGCCTGCTGCTCGCCTCAGACGCCGTCCTCGGCGACGGCCAGTACGCCGGCGGGGAGCTGGCGGGCGTCCCCTCGTACCTAGACGTCGGCTGGTACCTCGGCAGCATCGAGCGGATCCGCCGGCTGGCGCCGCGCGTTCTCGCGACGGCGCACTTCCCC
- a CDS encoding SDR family oxidoreductase has translation MTGEFAGKVALVTGAASGIGRAVAERFAARGAAVAVVDLSAAGAEAVAAEIARLGGTARAYAADVANEASVTAAVAAVAAELGRIDHVVNSAGVSLPTPLDELSEATYAATLDVDLGGIYRVCRAAAPYLRAAGEAAIVNISSVMAWYSAPGYVAYSAAKAGVIGMTRALALELGPAVRANAICPGFIDTAIWHRNLAEMEPAAAEAYAERVRARHPVGRRGLPEDIAAATTFLCSRDAAFITGTELVVDGGVTMDALAQEGRY, from the coding sequence ATGACGGGCGAGTTCGCCGGCAAGGTCGCGCTCGTGACGGGCGCGGCGTCGGGCATCGGGCGCGCCGTGGCCGAACGGTTCGCGGCGCGTGGAGCGGCGGTCGCGGTCGTCGACCTCAGCGCCGCCGGCGCGGAGGCGGTCGCGGCCGAGATCGCGCGGCTCGGCGGCACGGCGAGGGCGTACGCGGCCGACGTGGCGAACGAAGCGAGCGTGACGGCGGCGGTGGCGGCCGTGGCCGCCGAGCTCGGGCGCATCGACCACGTGGTGAACAGCGCCGGGGTCTCCCTGCCCACGCCACTCGACGAGCTCAGCGAGGCCACCTACGCGGCGACGCTGGACGTGGACCTGGGCGGCATCTACCGGGTCTGCCGCGCCGCCGCGCCGTACCTCCGCGCGGCGGGCGAGGCCGCCATCGTGAACATCTCCTCGGTCATGGCCTGGTACTCGGCGCCCGGCTACGTGGCGTACAGCGCGGCCAAGGCCGGCGTGATCGGCATGACGCGCGCCCTCGCGCTCGAGCTCGGCCCCGCCGTGCGGGCCAACGCCATCTGCCCGGGCTTCATCGACACGGCCATATGGCACAGGAACCTCGCCGAGATGGAGCCCGCCGCCGCCGAGGCGTACGCGGAGCGCGTGCGCGCCCGCCACCCGGTGGGCCGGCGCGGGCTCCCCGAGGACATCGCCGCCGCCACCACCTTCCTCTGCTCGCGGGACGCCGCCTTCATCACCGGCACCGAGCTGGTGGTGGACGGCGGCGTGACCATGGACGCGCTCGCCCAGGAGGGCCGCTACTGA
- a CDS encoding neutral/alkaline non-lysosomal ceramidase N-terminal domain-containing protein: MVAPSTRVRGFFGVGSQDVTPPAGIYFRSWGAGLRDTPTGVHRPFYANVLTMRGSADEAPLVLVGVDGGWWQSGSDEAFVRQAVLEGLGLSEARVMINLSHTHSGPSLESENANRPGGEHVIPNLKALREKIVKAAKQALASEVAGELRFATGRCDLATNRSRPDPERNRYVTGYNPDGPADDTVLVGRVTDSEGEVIATLLNYACHPTTLAWENELLSPDYVGEARATVEAGTLGAPCVFLLGACGELAPAHQYVGDVAVADGHGRRLGLAALSALLGMPAHGQELAFDRIVESGAPLAVWLPHEAAAPAAPAHALQVTVDLPIKPDYPPLPEILAELERATEPYQRERAQRKARLRKTLGDAATYPFKIWVWRLGSCVFVGQEGEGFSSLQTDLRAAFPDLAVVVMNVTNGSIGYLPPSALYDVDMYEVWQTPLARGCLEAVTAAAKGAIEELLARG, from the coding sequence ATGGTCGCGCCCAGCACGCGCGTGAGGGGGTTCTTCGGCGTGGGCAGCCAGGACGTGACGCCTCCGGCCGGCATCTACTTCCGCAGCTGGGGCGCGGGCCTGCGCGACACCCCCACGGGCGTCCATCGGCCGTTCTACGCCAACGTCCTCACCATGCGGGGGAGCGCGGACGAGGCGCCGCTGGTGCTGGTAGGGGTGGACGGCGGCTGGTGGCAGTCGGGCAGCGACGAGGCCTTCGTCCGCCAGGCGGTGCTCGAGGGTCTCGGCTTGAGCGAGGCCCGCGTGATGATCAACCTGTCCCACACGCACAGCGGTCCGTCGCTCGAGAGCGAGAACGCCAACCGCCCGGGCGGCGAACACGTGATCCCCAACCTGAAGGCGCTGCGGGAGAAGATCGTCAAGGCCGCCAAGCAGGCCCTGGCGAGCGAGGTGGCGGGCGAGCTGCGCTTCGCGACGGGTCGCTGCGACCTCGCCACCAACCGGAGCCGCCCCGACCCGGAGCGGAACCGCTACGTGACCGGCTACAACCCCGACGGGCCGGCCGACGACACGGTCCTCGTGGGCCGCGTCACAGACAGCGAAGGCGAGGTCATCGCCACCCTCCTCAACTACGCCTGCCACCCCACCACCCTCGCCTGGGAGAACGAACTCCTGTCGCCCGACTACGTGGGCGAGGCCCGCGCGACCGTCGAGGCCGGCACGCTTGGGGCGCCGTGCGTCTTCCTGTTGGGGGCCTGCGGCGAGCTCGCGCCGGCCCACCAGTACGTGGGCGACGTCGCCGTGGCGGACGGCCACGGTCGGCGCCTCGGCCTCGCCGCCCTCTCGGCCCTCCTCGGAATGCCCGCGCACGGCCAGGAGCTGGCGTTCGACCGCATCGTCGAGTCGGGCGCGCCCCTCGCCGTCTGGCTGCCGCACGAGGCAGCGGCGCCCGCAGCGCCCGCGCACGCCCTGCAGGTCACCGTCGACCTCCCCATCAAGCCCGACTACCCGCCCCTGCCGGAGATACTGGCCGAGCTGGAACGGGCCACCGAGCCGTACCAGAGGGAGCGCGCCCAGCGTAAGGCCCGCCTGCGCAAGACGCTCGGCGACGCGGCCACCTACCCGTTCAAGATCTGGGTCTGGCGCCTCGGGTCGTGCGTCTTCGTGGGGCAAGAGGGCGAGGGGTTCTCCAGCCTCCAGACGGACCTGCGCGCCGCCTTCCCGGACCTGGCCGTGGTCGTCATGAACGTCACCAACGGCTCCATCGGCTACCTGCCGCCCAGCGCCCTCTACGACGTCGACATGTACGAGGTCTGGCAGACGCCGCTGGCCCGCGGCTGCCTGGAGGCCGTCACGGCCGCCGCCAAGGGGGCCATCGAGGAGCTGCTGGCGCGGGGCTGA
- a CDS encoding mandelate racemase/muconate lactonizing enzyme family protein codes for MEIAGVRARTVVVPLERPVRTSNLVVTERSYVLVEVTTVDGIAGHGFGFTRGGLVAETVERNLAPLLLGEDAGRVEELWRKMYAGTRYLGRKGLLMRAISAVDLALWDAKAKSLGAPVWALVGGARASVPVHVAGGYYGPATDPADVAAEFAAYREAGYAGAKLNVGGLPFEEDMARVRAAHDALGDEVGLAVDFNGALTDARTAERWSAALAELDVSFMEEPFLMDDRPSLTGFARRSRVPVAMGEDESGRWAFAELIGMGAMDIVRHDVTIVGGLSEWLKVTGLALANNLRLFPHWFPEYHVHLAAAFTECMGVEVVARESGIMGTEKLIRNPVVAEGGHARAPSAPGWGIEWDLGAIERYSA; via the coding sequence GTGGAGATCGCCGGCGTTCGCGCGCGGACCGTGGTCGTGCCCTTGGAGCGACCCGTCAGGACCAGCAACCTCGTCGTCACGGAGCGGAGCTACGTCCTGGTCGAGGTGACCACGGTGGACGGGATAGCCGGACACGGCTTCGGCTTCACCCGCGGCGGCCTGGTGGCGGAGACCGTGGAGCGGAACCTGGCGCCGCTCCTCCTCGGGGAGGACGCCGGCCGGGTCGAGGAGCTCTGGCGGAAGATGTACGCCGGCACGCGCTACCTGGGCCGCAAGGGGCTGCTCATGCGCGCCATCAGCGCCGTCGACCTTGCCCTCTGGGACGCCAAGGCCAAGAGCCTGGGCGCGCCCGTCTGGGCGCTCGTCGGCGGGGCGAGGGCGAGCGTGCCCGTTCACGTGGCCGGCGGCTACTACGGACCCGCCACGGACCCGGCTGACGTGGCGGCCGAGTTCGCCGCCTACCGCGAGGCGGGCTACGCGGGGGCGAAGCTGAACGTGGGCGGGTTGCCCTTCGAGGAGGACATGGCCAGGGTGCGCGCCGCCCACGACGCCCTAGGGGACGAGGTCGGCCTGGCGGTCGACTTCAACGGGGCCCTCACCGACGCGCGGACGGCCGAGCGCTGGTCAGCCGCCCTCGCCGAGCTAGACGTGAGCTTCATGGAGGAACCGTTCCTCATGGACGACAGACCGTCGTTGACGGGCTTCGCGCGCCGCTCGCGTGTGCCGGTCGCCATGGGGGAGGACGAGTCGGGCCGTTGGGCGTTCGCCGAGCTCATCGGCATGGGCGCCATGGACATCGTGCGCCACGACGTGACCATCGTGGGCGGTCTCTCGGAGTGGCTCAAGGTCACGGGCCTGGCCCTCGCGAACAACCTGCGGCTCTTCCCGCACTGGTTCCCCGAGTACCACGTGCACCTGGCGGCGGCGTTCACCGAGTGCATGGGCGTGGAGGTGGTCGCGCGTGAGAGCGGGATCATGGGCACCGAGAAGCTGATCCGCAACCCCGTCGTGGCCGAGGGCGGCCACGCGCGGGCGCCGAGCGCGCCCGGCTGGGGCATCGAGTGGGACTTAGGCGCGATAGAGAGGTACTCGGCATGA
- a CDS encoding glucose 1-dehydrogenase, producing the protein MSDGTVGSGKDGGALAGRVALVTGAARGIGLAVAEALAAAGALLEVSDIDGVAAQAAAATLGRGAVGAAVDVSASAQVSAWVADVAARRGRVDVLVNNAGIQLNRAFVDLSDDDWRRVVGTDLDGAFYCSREAGRVMLAQGKGAIVNICSVAASFGMPRRVPYGVSKAAVAALTRGLGAEWAPAGVRVNAVAPGYVETDLVRHAFESGHIDEAEILAKIPMGRLAQPRSIADAVVFLASDAADYLTGQTIFVDGGFAIYK; encoded by the coding sequence ATGAGTGACGGCACGGTGGGTTCTGGCAAGGACGGCGGCGCGCTCGCCGGGCGCGTCGCGCTCGTCACGGGGGCGGCGCGCGGCATAGGGCTGGCGGTGGCCGAGGCGCTGGCCGCCGCGGGCGCGCTGCTCGAGGTGAGCGACATAGACGGCGTCGCCGCGCAGGCAGCGGCGGCGACGCTCGGGCGCGGGGCGGTGGGAGCGGCCGTTGACGTCTCGGCTAGCGCTCAGGTGAGCGCCTGGGTGGCCGACGTGGCGGCCCGCCGCGGCCGCGTCGACGTCCTCGTCAACAACGCGGGGATCCAGCTCAACCGCGCCTTCGTCGACCTCAGCGACGACGACTGGCGGCGCGTGGTCGGCACCGACCTCGACGGGGCGTTCTACTGCAGCCGCGAGGCCGGCCGGGTGATGCTCGCCCAGGGCAAGGGCGCCATCGTGAACATCTGCTCCGTGGCCGCCTCGTTCGGGATGCCCAGGCGGGTGCCGTACGGCGTCTCCAAGGCGGCGGTGGCCGCCCTCACGCGCGGGCTCGGCGCCGAGTGGGCGCCGGCCGGGGTGCGCGTCAACGCCGTGGCCCCGGGCTACGTGGAGACCGACCTGGTGCGCCACGCCTTCGAGAGCGGCCACATCGACGAGGCCGAGATCCTCGCCAAGATCCCCATGGGGCGCCTGGCGCAGCCGCGCAGCATCGCCGACGCGGTCGTCTTCCTCGCCTCCGACGCCGCCGACTACCTCACCGGCCAGACCATCTTCGTAGATGGCGGCTTCGCCATCTACAAGTGA